The following nucleotide sequence is from Lytechinus variegatus isolate NC3 chromosome 12, Lvar_3.0, whole genome shotgun sequence.
GCTTTCGCTGCCTTTGCTGGGGCCTTTCCCCTTCCTCTTGTCACCTTTGGCGATGGCTTTACAGGCTCTGGAGTCTTTACCACATTCTTCTTTCCCCGTGTGGCCTTTGGAGTGGGTGCTGCAGCCTTTGTTGCTTTCTTGGTAACCTTGGGTGTTGCTGCTTTGGCAGCTACCTTGCCTCTCCGTGTTACTTTTGGGGATGGCTTTGGGGTTGTTGCTTTAGAAGGTTCTTTGGCTGCTTTCTTGGTAACCTTAGGTGTTGCAGCTTTGGTTGCTACCTTACCTCTCCGTGTTACCTTTGGTGATGGCTTAGGGGTTGCAGGTTTAGGCGAATCCTTAGGGGCTGCTTTGGAACGCCCTGCTTTGCTCCTCTTGGGAGCTGGAGATGCTACTGGTTCTGGGTCTGGAGCAGCCCTCTTTGCCCCCCGTTTGGGAGCTGCAGCAGGTGCTTCCTTCTTTGCAGATTTGATAGGGGATACTCCCTTCCTTCCTCTGGTTGCCCTCTTTGCTGGTGTTTTCACAGGAGTGGCTTCAACTGGTTCTGGTTCAACAGCTTTTGCTGCTTTCTTTCCTACTTTAGCAGGCTTCTTGACAGGTGATTTTTTTGCTGGTGATGCAGCCTTCCTTCCTCTAGTAGTTCTCTTGGCTGGGGTCTTTACAGGTGTAGGGACTGATGCCTCTGAGGCAACCTCAACAGACTTGGCCACTGCCTTTCCACCCCTGGTTGCCTTCTTTACTGGTGATTTCTTGGGTGTAGCCACCTTCTTTGCTGGGGATTTCTTTGGTGTAACTGCCTTTCGACCTCGAGTAGTCCTTTTTGCTGGAGTTTTTACAGGACTGGCTTCCACAACAACAGCTTTAGCTCCTCTCCTTCCCTTTTTGGCTGGTGCCTTTTCTGGGGTAGGTTTGGGGGATTCAACAACAGGTTTCACAGGAGAAACCGCTTTCCTACCTCTTGTTGTTTTCTTTACCGGTGATTTGATGGGGGATGCCGGTGCTGCCTTCTTTCCCCGTGTGGACTTCTTAACTGTTGCCTTTACAGGACTGGGCTCAACAGCTTCTGGTTGAGGTTCTGAAGTGGTCTTGGCTTTTCCCCTTCTTGTTGTCTTTTTCACTGGTGACTTGACAGGTGATGCTACGACCTTCTTCTTTCCTCTGGTTGTTTTCTTGACTGGAGTTTTCTCAGGACTTGCTTCAATTGCAGCTGGCTCAGGTTTAGCTGGAGAAGAGGCCTTTGTAAATCTGCCTCTCCTTGATTGCTTTGCTGGAGATTTGGCTGGAGTAGCTGCCTTAGTACTCTTTGCAGACCTCTTCGGTTTCACCTCCTTTACAGGAGTCTTCTTGGCTACAACGGCAGGTGATTTGATTTTAGTCTCACTTGCTGCAGCAGGAGCCTTAGCAGGAGTTGCCTTGGGGGTGGCAGGAGTCTTTGTGGGTGTCTTCTTTACAGCAGCAGGTGATTTTGCTGGGGTCTTCTTTGTGGCAGCAGGGGATTTAGCAGGTGTCTTCTTTACAGCAGCAGGTGATTTTGCTGGGGTCTTCTTTGCTGCTGCAGGGGATTTTGCAAGTGTCTTCTTAGCTGCAGCAGGAGATTTAGCAGGAGTGGTCTTCGGTGTAACTACTGAGGATTTTGCTGGAGTCTTTGCAGACTTAGCTGGTGTCTTGGCAGGTGTCTTCTGAACCCTCTGCCTCTTGGCTGGCTTGGCAGCTGGTGTCTCAGTCCTCTTCCTCTTCATAGACGGTTTAACTGGTGTCTTCTCTACTTTCATGGCAGCTGGAGATGCAAAGAGATCTGGAACACCTTCAAAATCTGTGTATGGATCATCTTGCTTCGGAGTTTTCATCAACTCTTTGATACCTGTGAACTTAGGTGATGGTTGGGACTTTGGCGTTTTCATCATCTTAGATAGACCAGCCATTCTGGGTGTTTTGGGAGATTTAGATGTCTTTTCCTTCTCATTGAAGAGCCTTGTCAATCCCATTACTTCAGGTGTCTTAGCTTCTGCTTTCTGCTTTGGTGACTTAAACAATGCAGACAGAACTCCAACATCAATTGATTGCCTGCCCTTTTGCTTGGGAGTTTTCATCAGGCGTGCTACACCTGTCAAACCCTCTGACTTCCTACCAGGCTTGGTGACCTTTCCTGTTGACGTTCTCTTGGTTGCTGATTTTTTTGGAGAAGTGGTAAGGGGTGATACAAACATCTCTCCTGGTCCTTCCGGAGTCTTGAGGTCAGGGGTGTTGACTGGGGTTGATTTGCTGCGTTTAGTTGGTGGCGGGGTTTGGAAAAGCTCCTGTACTCCTGAAAAGCTGAGGTCTGCAACAGAATCAGTCTTCTTCGTTTGAGGTTTCTTGTATGGTgtctttcttcccttctttgTCTTCACTGGGGTCTTTGCCTTCAAAGTCTTCTTCAATACAATGGTGGCAGGAGAATCGACATGACCAGTGCTACCAACTCCAAGCCTGGCAACCTTCTGCAAGTATTCAAAGAGAAAAAGATGAGAAGAGAAACATCTAAATTATTACAACTGTGAAAGTTTACATGCATCAAGAAAACAGAATGCAGAATGTTTTTACCCTGCCTATTGTTCTCAAGGGCTGGCCAGAcgtttattattatgttttgtttttgaaGTTGGGTACCCATCCCAATTTCAGGTAGGAACTCAAgttcacaaaaaataaacaagagttTATGTGCAAATgcatcaagatttttttttagcaggaaaagatttgatttttgttaaagGATAAATTCTACAAACGTCTATGATGCAGACATTTTTCTAATACTTATTGCATACTTACAAACATTTCAGAATATTATTTAGCCATAATCATGCAAGATATTCATGTCCACTATCTATTTCCCATTCCACAATTCAGAATTTGCTGTAATCATTCCAAGTTAATGTCAGATATTATTCATTTCCATTAATTTGTAGCCAAAGATAATCTTCACGACTCGAATcttgacacatacatgtatgagctTCATGCACACAGACTTTGTGCTTTTTGGTTGGATagatttcaatataaaaaatgatgtaATGCAGGATCTATTCTGAAGTATGACGATTATAAGCCGcagcatttatattgcgccatATTTCTGTTCAAAAACATCCGGAGGTGCTGGCTCATCCAATTAATTTAATCACTACACACATCTCCTGAGATATGTGAGATTTGAGGGGACGATTGGAGTATTTTAACACTTCTTACATTCTTCCAATCATTGCACAACATTGGCTTGCAGCAATCATGCTAGGAAAGTCATGTTTGGCATCTTTtcctattaatttcatttcgaTCCACATCCCTTTAATATCATATCAAATTCATTGAACATCTCAACCTGCTGGCATGAATACCTACTAGAGGAAATCCCTACCAAAACATGCTCATCTTTGGGGAGCAAGATGACTAAGTGCACAACAAAGTAAGCAAATAAAGCTCTATCAGATGCAACACGGGACAAATACCAGGCAGTTCCCTCATGACATTTTTGTCTAGGAATTAATACCCAGTTTTGCAATTCAAATTTcttaaattgtcttttttttttttacctttggtGTCTTGGCCTTTAGCTTTCGCACCTTCTGCACCTTCTTGGTGATAgccttggccttagccttgCCAGCCCACTTGACAGTCCAGCTTGGCTTGGAAGACTTGACAGCAGCGCCCCTCTTAGCAATGTCAGCCCAGGTAGGTTTCCCTGCTGGCTTACGGGCAGACTTTGGCCTGGCAGGAGTCTTTTTGATGGCACTCCTGGCAGGCGTCTTCTTCAAGGCAGAGCGGGCTGGGGTCTTCTTTACAGCTGATCTCGCTGGTGTCTTCTTGGTAGCAGATTTGGCTGGGGTCTTCTTGGCCACTTTCTTTGCTGGGGTCTTCTTTGCCGATGCAGGTGCCTTCTTGGGGGTGGCAGCCTTAGCAGGTGTCTCCTTTGCAGGAGTTTTGGCTTTCGGAGTAGCTGCCTTAGGAGTGGCTGCCTTAGGTGTAGCTGCCTTAGGTGTAGCCATTTTAGCTGCTTTAGGTGTAGCAGCCTTAGGTGTAACCGCTTTAGGTGTAGTAGCCTTAGGTGTAGCAGCCTTCGGTGTAGCAGCCTTGGATGTAGTCGCCTTGGGTGTAGCCGCCTTAGGTGTAGCCGCCTTGGGTGTAGCCGCCTTAGGTGTAGCCGCCTTAGGTGTAGCTGCCTTAGGTGTAGCCACTTTAGGTGTAGCAGCCTTAGGTGTAACAACCTTAGGTGTCGCAGCCTTTGGTGTCACAGCTTTAGGAGTAGCAGCCTTTGGAGTAGCAGCCTTTGGAGTAGCTGCTTTAGGTGTAGCAGGCTTCACAGGTGTCTTCTCCTCAGATGGCTTTTTGGCTGATGCAGGAGTAATTGGCCTTGGACTTGCTCCTTTCTTCGGAGTTGGTGTCTTAGCAGGTGTTGTGGGCTTTGGAGACGATTTCTTCAGCTGCACACCCTgcaatatcaaaaaaaaaaattattataaaaaatagaataaattttCTTCATACACAAACTTAactctttttcttcaaaactttGACTCAATACcgtaaaaatatattacaattcAGTGTTTTATAATACGTTCTCAACCCAAAATTGATTGGAATAGAGAAACCAAACAAGCAAGATTTTGAAATAGACTGTGGaatggacaaggaaaatgtcttctagtttttcatttccgtggggcggcaaatacaaccacggttcttggacatgataatatgtaaaatattatgagtgaatacatgcacaatgttgccatcggtaaattctgctcctgacctcaaaattaaaataataatatggaaaatcgtaccattgattcgactggaaattccgccattcaccccgtgtgttaaggacttccgtgaacgcgcgcaagcgtgcacaatgcatgtaacctcgttcgcgttttatttttttttattcgctgtacatgatatacgttataatacagaatgtacgatggcggataagatgtcgtcgtcttcgtcgtgttttgacagcgaaaatgacgatttatcactagcaaatatatgctacatgcacgtcttacccaaggaaagagggccagtaaattcctttcaagtaaagagctagaacaaatttaagcctatgctgcatttgttgatgtagactacctgggacttcagaataaaaatagctattcgtgcagcagagaagtttgcgattgacttgcatgcaaccCGGCCCATCCCAGGGAGCAGTGGCTTAACAGTGCAGGGGGGGAGCAAGCTATCCCCCCTGGAGGAGTTCACcgggaacttaaaggggaaaaagaaaaggaggagaatgaaaggggaaaaaagaaaaaggggagaatgaaagggaaaggggaaaaagaggaactggaaaaggaaagaaagaagaacagatagattgtcatgaaaaggtgattttatttttttttaaataagcatgcaaaatcataaacaaaatcttgtttaccgtggcgtacagaccaagaaaaaaaaaggaaaaggaaagagagaagggtgaaaaatatgttatcttctttaacattatgtcaaaatctgaaattggatttttgtaataaaaatgtataattttttgctcactcgcattgtttttttttacccgatacaccatatcgcccctcaaaatgttgcctcatgacgccattgcctgccccccccccccttttgagaagcaaaatactaaaatttgtaatgtaaatatgccattaaaacaaaggtgtgccccctcttttgaaattgaagaccctttttcgtgtacgaaatatacttcatttgtgggtgaaaacctttatttttatttttttttgcttgtcaattggttgaaaaactttttttttttttgggggggggggctggtcgaaactttcctctgaaaaattagcccccttttggaaaattatggatctgcccctgataagaccggagattttttttgctcttgcccCTCCTTGCCCCACCGACCCGTTACGCTCCTGCCCAGCCCGACCAGCAttgcagcaagatccgaatggatcaaactaaCGTTATAGATGTAACGCGTCACATCTTGCTCAGAGCtaggtcaaacatcgttcgtatcaccagcattccagcaatcaagctatcgaaggtgaaaaagatacagcggatgattttgagatggtgatccttgttatagcgatctttgtccatgccaaaattgtttcactttgtgcttttgcatttcattctctgcaaaagtgaagcagtacaagctttgatgatttttgtataggtctagatttcttaattgaatcgatacataatgtgactcatgtcatgacttacttcaccgccacatttacaagcctatgaatagaagacgaagtaattcatgagtcacattattcatcgactcaattaagaaatctagatgtagacctatacaaaaatcatcaaagtttgcaccgcttcacttttgcagagagtgaaatgcaagagcacaaagtgaaaacaaattaccttcgatcgcttgattgctcaatgctggtgatatacgaacgatgtttgacctggctctgggcaagatgtaaacgctgtaggcctacatcgaacatctatatttattttgatccattcggatcttgctgaaatgctGGTCGGACGTCGGGCTGGTCTCCCGgggccgggctgcatgcaagtcaatcgcaaacttctctgctgcacgaatagctatttttattctgaagtcccaggtagtctacatcaacgaatgcagcaaaggcttaaatttgttctagctctttacttgaaaggaatttactggccctctttccttgggtaagacgtgcatgtagcatatttgctagtgataaatcgtcattttcgctgtcaaaacacgacgaagacgacgacatcttatccgccatcgtacatTCTGTATTATGAAGTATATCATGTAAGCtagctaataaaaaaaaataaaacacgaacgaggttacatgcattgtgcacgcttgcgcgcgttcacggaaTTCCTTAaccaaggctcgacattagcggtggcccggggccaccaaaaattcatctcgggcaaccattattgaaaaaatgttaagttttggtggcccgaatcgggcaaccaataattttcaaagtagcgcaatttttctcccgattttgcatgcatttatcaaccttctacagttaaaattgcaagccaattcgtcatgcgccttttttgttaatctacacacaaatacacacaaagagtgcatagtcatgacagtatgtaggcctaccgctagcatacagtacctattattcagccggccgcgccggctgtctggctgagctttgcatgcatgaaaccaatgcagctagctgtgcacgagcagactattcagacccagggagctgcgatacgaaatgttactgctaagaaatcttccctagaactttggaaatctacgtcaaagtcacattttacaccaatgaaatgcccttctacagtccatattactgaaacctgattaattgcaagcattaaaaggaggaattatgacctctcttttgactcaaaaagaccgatttccaaatgcattaatacacataggtgagtacatcacagtcccatatgtgcatttgtatgtatgttgatatttggtttatttcgaagctgtgtctctttgagccaaaaataaataggccgctctttcttgtttacaaatgacttcttaaaccactcttaaggaagtaaatactttgggaaggcatttcattgatatgacatgtgattttttttccatcattttgtcaaatatagggaaggaattgtctcactgttttttccagataacttttgccattttatttttttctttcatttttttcagtgattaaaccatttatattgaaaatacctgattaaagaacatgtttctactgaataataataattttcctcattttttgataattttgttttatttatttttcttaaattttcttttgtttttctcaaattttttttatgacctgttctttgtttttttctttcttcatttttttgttttatgcaaagtaaaataacagcaagcacaatttatatacaagatgtacaaagaatagtggtacgtgttagtgattgcagaatatttcagtttgttttattcatttttaattaatgtttttctttatat
It contains:
- the LOC121424886 gene encoding nascent polypeptide-associated complex subunit alpha, muscle-specific form-like isoform X1, with product MTLHGKIVVIKRNGADGAHFPLTAEQCLFGRTNECDIRIQLPNVSREHCRIDVQKNGEIHLVNLSQVNPTLLNSKAVLERETVQHKDVFTIVDRSFRFEYPPGSSRRTSIKPEVQSPVISSTTAKTPSAGGDTPKSAKKAPEKAATPAQKKAATPAKATPKAPATPKAATPKTPKSAKKESPKDSAPTPKAKSPAAPKTPKSAKKEATAAAPTPKAKSPAAPKTPKSAKKESPKAVTPKPSSPATPKTPKSVKREAPKPATPEEPAAPKTPKSAKKESPKASTTKSKTPVKKTPVKASPKSQTPKTSPGSAKKASPASAKKASPASAKKASPKTPATKRRSGSLSKSGGKMTPFGSPRVPQTTPLKNSISQLRRRSAPVKEEEEGVSPAKKATPKKATPKKSPKAPTPKSAGKSAKKTPASESGKKRKSSNSDVAPSAKRKRVSFGPSLSPEQFDKYLPPLTPVKRGQSPARRSLGSASITPKGRSYKKRASIAAIVTHPAIEEEPTPKKSPATKPKASPKAATPKASPKAATPKASPKAATPKASPKVATPKASPKAATPKASPKAATPKASPKAATPKAVTPKALPKSATPKASPKAATPKASPKAATPKTTPKVSPKAATPKTATPKASPKAATPKAATPKGRDSPKRSPKRPASLSDESFTGIPELFKTPSPQKVSRVSQGKVSKVTPQSASVVRKIATPMKEEIKKAAESKRRSLPKAIPQHMKAEIVAEAALRQKRRPSPKKALSTPLRTAIKKGVQLKKSSPKPTTPAKTPTPKKGASPRPITPASAKKPSEEKTPVKPATPKAATPKAATPKAATPKAVTPKAATPKVVTPKAATPKVATPKAATPKAATPKAATPKAATPKAATPKATTSKAATPKAATPKATTPKAVTPKAATPKAAKMATPKAATPKAATPKAATPKAKTPAKETPAKAATPKKAPASAKKTPAKKVAKKTPAKSATKKTPARSAVKKTPARSALKKTPARSAIKKTPARPKSARKPAGKPTWADIAKRGAAVKSSKPSWTVKWAGKAKAKAITKKVQKVRKLKAKTPKKVARLGVGSTGHVDSPATIVLKKTLKAKTPVKTKKGRKTPYKKPQTKKTDSVADLSFSGVQELFQTPPPTKRSKSTPVNTPDLKTPEGPGEMFVSPLTTSPKKSATKRTSTGKVTKPGRKSEGLTGVARLMKTPKQKGRQSIDVGVLSALFKSPKQKAEAKTPEVMGLTRLFNEKEKTSKSPKTPRMAGLSKMMKTPKSQPSPKFTGIKELMKTPKQDDPYTDFEGVPDLFASPAAMKVEKTPVKPSMKRKRTETPAAKPAKRQRVQKTPAKTPAKSAKTPAKSSVVTPKTTPAKSPAAAKKTLAKSPAAAKKTPAKSPAAVKKTPAKSPAATKKTPAKSPAAVKKTPTKTPATPKATPAKAPAAASETKIKSPAVVAKKTPVKEVKPKRSAKSTKAATPAKSPAKQSRRGRFTKASSPAKPEPAAIEASPEKTPVKKTTRGKKKVVASPVKSPVKKTTRRGKAKTTSEPQPEAVEPSPVKATVKKSTRGKKAAPASPIKSPVKKTTRGRKAVSPVKPVVESPKPTPEKAPAKKGRRGAKAVVVEASPVKTPAKRTTRGRKAVTPKKSPAKKVATPKKSPVKKATRGGKAVAKSVEVASEASVPTPVKTPAKRTTRGRKAASPAKKSPVKKPAKVGKKAAKAVEPEPVEATPVKTPAKRATRGRKGVSPIKSAKKEAPAAAPKRGAKRAAPDPEPVASPAPKRSKAGRSKAAPKDSPKPATPKPSPKVTRRGKVATKAATPKVTKKAAKEPSKATTPKPSPKVTRRGKVAAKAATPKVTKKATKAAAPTPKATRGKKNVVKTPEPVKPSPKVTRGRGKAPAKAAKASPAPTRSTRSRRK